One segment of Macrotis lagotis isolate mMagLag1 chromosome 1, bilby.v1.9.chrom.fasta, whole genome shotgun sequence DNA contains the following:
- the NFS1 gene encoding cysteine desulfurase, producing the protein MLRRAVWRVATRVPGPSPPRRGLRLRGLDQSPHPSDFSDAALPTKETVFRPLYMDVQATTPLDPRVLDAMLPYLVNYYGNPHSRTHSYGWESEAAMEHARQQVASLIGSDPREIVFTSGATESNNLAIKGVARFYKLRKRHVITTQTEHKCVLDSCRSLEAEGFRVTYLPVQKSGIIDLKELEAAIQPDTSLVSIMTVNNEIGVRQPIEDIGQICSSRKVYFHTDAAQAVGKIPINVNDMKIDLMSISGHKLYGPKGVGAIYIRRRPRVRVEALQSGGGQERGMRSGTVPTPLVVGLGAACEVAQEEMENDHKRISLLADRLVEKIMSNLPDVVMNGDPQQHYPGCINLSFAYVEGESLLMALKDVALSSGSACTSASLEPSYVLRAIGTDEDLAHSSIRFGIGRFTTEEEVDYTAEKCIFHVKRLREMSPLWEMVQDGIDLKTIKWTQH; encoded by the exons ATGCTGCGGAGGGCTGTGTGGCGAGTGGCGACCAGGGTCCCGGGCCCCTCCCCTCCACGTCGGGGACTGCGCCTGCGCG GCCTGGACCAGTCCCCTCACCCATCTGACTTCTCAGATGCGGCTCTTCCCACCAAGGAGACAGTGTTCCGGCCCCTCTACATGGATGTGCAAGCCACTACTCCCCTG GATCCTCGAGTGTTGGATGCCATGCTCCCCTATTTGGTCAACTACTATGGGAACCCCCACTCTCGGACTCATTCATATGGCTGGGAGAGTGAGGCTGCCATGGAACATGCTCGCCAG CAAGTAGCATCATTGATTGGGTCTGACCCCCGTGAGATTGTCTTCACTAGTGGAGCTACTGAATCTAACAATTTAGCAATTAAG GGGGTGGCCAGATTTTACAAATTACGGAAAAGGCATGTAATCACTACACAAACAGAGCACAAATGTGTGCTGGACTCCTGTCGTTCTCTGGAAGCAGAGGGCTTTCGGGTCACTTATCTCCCAGTACAGAAGAGTGGAATCATTGATCTGAAG GAGCTGGAGGCAGCAATACAGCCAGACACAAGCCTTGTCTCTATCATGACTGTGAACAATGAGATCGGAGTGAGGCAGCCTATTGAAGACATTG GACAGATTTGCAGTTCCCGTAAAGTGTATTTCCATACGGACGCAGCTCAAGCAGTTGGAAAAATCCCAATCAATGTGAATGACATGAAAATTGATCTCATGAGCATCAGTGGTCATAAACTTTATGGCCCAAAAG GAGTTGGTGCAATCTACATCCGCCGTCGACCCCGAGTGCGTGTGGAGGCCTTGCAGAGTGGGGGAGGCCAGGAGCGGGGCATGCGCTCTGGGACAGTGCCCACCCCCTTAGTGGTTGGGTTGGGGGCTGCCTGTGAAGTAGCACAAGAAGAGATGGAG AATGACCATAAGAGGATTTCCTTGCTAGCAGACAGATTGGTAGAGAAGATAATGAGCAACCTTCCTGATGTGGTGATGAATGGGGACCCACAGCAGCACTATCCAG GTTGTATCAACTTGTCCTTTGCTTATGTAGAAGGGGAAAGTCTGCTGATGGCACTAAAGGATGTGGCTTTGTCTTCAGGCAG CGCCTGCACCTCTGCATCCCTGGAACCATCCTATGTGCTTAGAGCCATTGGCACAGATGAAGACTTGGCTCACTCCTCCATCAG GTTTGGCATTGGTCGTTTCACCACAGAGGAAGAGGTGGACTACACAGCTGAAAAATGCATCTTTCATGTTAAAAGACTACGGGAAATGAG CCCACTGTGGGAAATGGTACAAGATGGAATTGACCTGAAAACCATTAAGTGGACACAGCATTAG